The following coding sequences are from one Bradyrhizobium sp. WSM471 window:
- a CDS encoding EAL domain-containing protein, with protein MRLIRCLAPIALGLMILVCAFPARALDAVSVRGDAPAIDLTGVLEHQRSDADRIQVSTAPGTDGIVRRIEVRAREGGQNWVVFALANNTDDQLDRLIVAPHYRIVSSGLLWPDLGLSRIATITPSIGDRPERQESPTADVFRITLDPGAVVTFVAELRTDKLPQLYLWEPESYKDKVNSFTLYQGIVIGISGLLALVLTILFVVKGSIMFPAAAALAWAVLVYIGVDFGFWGKVLDMSNNAERIWRAAGEAILAATLLVFLFAYLNLSRWHVRYSHITVGWLAFLGSLVALALFDPAVASGIARISLVLIAFAGFALIVYLSTHGFDRAVLLIPTWFLLVVWVVAAGMTVAGSVTNDIVGPALLGGLVLIVMLIGFTVMQHAFAGGGATTGVVSDIERRALALAGSGDLIWDWDVSADKVFTSPETEALLGLKRGTLEGPAASWLEVLHPLDQDRFRAALDSVLDQRRGRLVQDFRLRTPDGHFMWFALKARPVVGSDGEVSRVVGTLTDVTELRNAEERLLHDSVHDNLTGLPNRKLFMDRLGAVAHFAKTMPTLRPTLMVIDLDRFKQVNDSVGIAVGDSILLTLARRLTRILKPQDTLARLAGDQFGLILLSEQDPARITAFAETIRKTIRAPIAFNEREIFLTASIGLALSDPQVQLTDEIIKDAELAMYHSKRIGGDRIDVYKSAMRARKTDRLTLESELRRAIERQELTILYQPIVRLEDRSVAGFEALVRWDHPKLGRMAPSEFITIAEETGLIIDLGMFVLDQTAKQLSIWQRAMRSREPIFASVNVSSRQLLRHDLIHDIRTVLSRSSVARGTLKLELTESLVMENPEHAAQMLTRIRELGTGLSLDDFGTGHSSLAYLQRFPFDTIKIDQSFVRTTTRGTRPVILKSIIALAHDLGMDVVAEGAETDSDAVELYQMGCEYAQGFAFGEPMDADAAMRLLTEVRLEAAS; from the coding sequence TTGCGTCTGATCAGGTGCCTCGCGCCCATAGCGCTGGGCCTCATGATTCTCGTCTGCGCGTTCCCGGCGCGCGCGCTCGACGCTGTCAGCGTCCGCGGTGACGCGCCCGCGATCGACCTCACCGGCGTGCTCGAGCATCAGCGCAGCGACGCCGACCGCATCCAGGTCTCCACCGCGCCCGGCACCGACGGCATCGTCCGCCGCATCGAGGTGCGCGCCCGCGAGGGTGGCCAGAACTGGGTGGTGTTCGCGCTCGCCAACAACACCGACGACCAGCTCGACCGCCTGATCGTCGCCCCGCATTATCGCATCGTCTCCTCGGGGCTGCTCTGGCCCGATCTCGGGCTGTCGCGCATCGCGACCATCACGCCCTCGATCGGCGACCGGCCGGAGCGGCAGGAGAGCCCGACCGCCGACGTCTTCCGCATCACCCTCGATCCCGGCGCCGTCGTCACCTTCGTCGCGGAGCTGCGCACCGACAAGCTGCCGCAGCTCTATCTGTGGGAGCCGGAATCCTACAAGGACAAGGTCAACTCGTTCACGCTGTACCAGGGCATCGTGATCGGCATCTCCGGCTTGCTGGCGCTGGTGCTGACCATCCTGTTCGTGGTCAAGGGCAGCATCATGTTCCCGGCCGCCGCGGCGCTGGCCTGGGCGGTGCTGGTCTATATCGGGGTCGATTTCGGCTTCTGGGGCAAGGTGCTCGACATGTCGAACAACGCCGAGCGCATCTGGCGCGCGGCGGGTGAGGCGATCCTGGCGGCGACGCTGCTGGTGTTCCTGTTCGCCTATCTCAATCTCAGTCGATGGCACGTGCGCTATTCCCATATCACGGTGGGCTGGCTCGCGTTCCTGGGCTCTCTCGTTGCGCTGGCCCTGTTCGACCCCGCGGTGGCCTCCGGCATCGCGCGCATCTCGCTGGTGCTGATTGCCTTCGCCGGCTTCGCGCTGATCGTCTATCTCTCCACCCATGGCTTCGACCGCGCGGTGCTGCTGATCCCGACCTGGTTCCTGCTGGTGGTCTGGGTGGTCGCGGCCGGCATGACCGTCGCAGGCTCCGTCACCAACGACATCGTCGGCCCCGCTCTGCTCGGCGGCCTCGTGCTGATCGTGATGCTGATCGGCTTCACGGTGATGCAGCATGCGTTCGCCGGCGGCGGCGCCACCACCGGCGTCGTCTCCGACATCGAGCGCCGCGCGCTGGCGCTGGCCGGATCCGGCGATTTGATCTGGGACTGGGACGTTTCCGCCGACAAGGTCTTCACCAGCCCCGAGACCGAGGCCCTGCTCGGCCTCAAGCGCGGCACACTGGAAGGCCCGGCCGCGTCCTGGCTGGAAGTGCTGCACCCGCTCGACCAGGACCGTTTCCGCGCCGCGCTCGACAGCGTGCTCGACCAGCGCCGCGGCCGCCTGGTGCAGGATTTCCGCCTGCGCACGCCGGACGGTCACTTCATGTGGTTCGCGCTGAAGGCGCGCCCGGTGGTCGGCTCCGACGGCGAGGTCTCGCGCGTGGTCGGTACCCTCACCGACGTCACCGAGCTGCGCAACGCCGAGGAGCGCCTGCTGCACGATTCCGTGCATGACAATCTCACCGGCCTGCCCAACCGAAAGCTGTTCATGGACCGGCTCGGCGCCGTCGCGCATTTCGCCAAGACCATGCCGACGCTGCGGCCGACGCTGATGGTGATCGACCTCGACCGCTTCAAGCAGGTCAACGATTCCGTCGGCATCGCGGTTGGCGATTCCATCCTGCTGACCTTGGCCCGCCGCCTCACCCGCATCCTGAAGCCGCAGGATACGCTGGCGCGGCTCGCCGGCGACCAGTTCGGCCTGATCCTGCTCTCGGAGCAGGACCCCGCCCGCATCACCGCCTTCGCCGAGACCATCCGCAAGACCATCCGCGCGCCGATCGCCTTCAACGAACGCGAGATCTTTCTCACCGCCTCGATCGGCCTCGCCTTGTCCGATCCGCAGGTTCAGCTCACGGACGAGATCATCAAGGACGCCGAGCTCGCGATGTATCACTCCAAGCGCATCGGCGGCGACCGCATCGACGTCTACAAGTCCGCGATGCGCGCGCGAAAAACCGACCGGCTGACGCTGGAGAGCGAACTGCGCCGCGCCATCGAGCGGCAGGAGCTCACGATCCTGTACCAGCCGATCGTACGGCTCGAAGACCGCTCCGTCGCCGGCTTCGAGGCGCTGGTGCGCTGGGATCATCCCAAGCTCGGACGCATGGCGCCGTCGGAATTCATCACCATCGCGGAAGAGACCGGCCTGATCATCGACCTGGGCATGTTCGTGCTCGACCAGACCGCCAAGCAGCTCTCGATTTGGCAGCGCGCGATGCGCTCGCGCGAGCCGATCTTCGCATCGGTCAACGTCTCCTCGCGGCAATTGCTGCGCCACGATCTGATCCACGACATCCGCACCGTGCTGTCGCGCTCCTCTGTCGCGCGCGGCACGTTGAAGCTGGAACTGACGGAATCGCTGGTGATGGAAAATCCGGAGCACGCGGCGCAGATGCTGACGCGGATCCGCGAACTCGGCACCGGGCTGTCGCTCGACGATTTCGGCACGGGCCATTCCTCGCTGGCCTATCTGCAGCGCTTCCCGTTCGACACCATCAAGATCGACCAATCCTTCGTGCGCACCACCACCCGCGGCACCCGCCCGGTGATCCTGAAGTCGATCATCGCGCTCGCGCACGACCTCGGCATGGACGTGGTCGCCGAAGGTGCCGAGACCGATTCCGACGCGGTCGAGCTCTACCAGATGGGCTGCGAATACGCGCAAGGATTTGCCTTCGGCGAACCCATGGACGCCGACGCCGCGATGCGCCTGCTCACGGAAGTGCGCCTGGAAGCGGCGAGCTGA
- a CDS encoding NAD(P)H-quinone oxidoreductase, producing the protein MDKLPAQMTVVAISKPGGPEVLVPEQRALPQPGPDEILVKVQAAGVNRPDVAQRSGAYPPPPGASDLPGLEIAGEVVAVGSNAKRHKIGDKVMSLVAGGGYAQYCIAQDGQAMSVPPSLSIKEAGALPETLMTVWHNVFERGGLKAGETLLIHGGSSGIGTMAIQLAKAFGAKVIVTVGSQDKIDACLKLGADRAINYKTEDFVAVVKAETNNAGANLILDMVAGDYVDRNYDAAALDGRIVQIATLNGPKVTVNIAKVMVKRLTHTGSTLRPRSNADKAAMVAAIEAKVMPLLREGRVKPLMDSTFPLEKASDAHRRMETSAHIGKIVLEV; encoded by the coding sequence ATGGACAAGCTGCCCGCGCAAATGACCGTGGTCGCCATCTCGAAACCCGGCGGACCGGAAGTGCTGGTGCCGGAACAGCGGGCGCTGCCGCAGCCCGGCCCCGACGAGATCCTGGTCAAGGTGCAGGCCGCCGGCGTCAACCGGCCCGACGTCGCGCAGCGCTCCGGCGCCTATCCGCCGCCGCCCGGCGCCAGCGACCTGCCCGGCCTCGAGATCGCCGGCGAAGTGGTGGCCGTCGGCAGCAACGCCAAGCGGCACAAGATCGGCGACAAGGTGATGTCGCTGGTCGCCGGCGGCGGCTATGCGCAGTACTGTATCGCCCAGGATGGTCAGGCGATGAGCGTGCCGCCGTCGCTCTCGATCAAGGAAGCCGGCGCACTGCCGGAAACGCTGATGACGGTTTGGCACAACGTGTTCGAGCGCGGCGGCCTGAAGGCCGGCGAGACGCTGCTGATCCATGGCGGCTCTTCCGGTATCGGCACCATGGCGATCCAGCTCGCAAAAGCGTTCGGCGCCAAGGTGATCGTCACCGTGGGATCGCAGGACAAGATCGATGCCTGCCTCAAGCTCGGCGCCGATCGTGCCATCAACTACAAGACGGAAGACTTCGTCGCCGTGGTCAAGGCGGAGACCAACAATGCCGGCGCCAATCTGATCCTCGACATGGTCGCCGGCGACTATGTCGATCGCAACTATGACGCCGCCGCGCTCGACGGCCGCATCGTGCAGATCGCGACCCTCAACGGGCCCAAGGTCACCGTCAACATCGCCAAGGTGATGGTGAAGCGCCTGACCCATACCGGCTCGACGCTGCGCCCCCGTAGTAATGCGGACAAGGCGGCGATGGTGGCCGCGATCGAGGCGAAAGTGATGCCGCTTTTGCGCGAAGGCCGGGTCAAGCCGCTGATGGACAGCACTTTCCCGCTGGAAAAGGCATCCGACGCGCACCGGCGGATGGAGACCTCGGCACATATTGGCAAAATTGTGTTGGAGGTCTAG
- a CDS encoding diguanylate cyclase, whose translation MLSRWRDVTARRPWRLSAKLLIISSVVTVIGFSAICVNVMLDMRHGEEALARQTLENLATTIDSDISRNIEIYDLALKAVASNMLLPEIATVSKPIRQLILFDHATTARHFGAIQVFDAEGRLTIDASTLDPVAENRIDEDYFKVHRDNPQAGLFISRPMLFRGAYSIVLSRRISDTDGGFLGVVAGSIRFSYFHELFERLSLDPDDTITVLKRDRTVMMRRPFDLDVIGTNLAARPVWKADNLKVGGAFAGQGPIDGTPRLYVRSSGTSPLFVVAGKPLAAVFELWQREAYRIGAVVLALSLFMLASTLVLAREIGRRAEAERKLEEMATTDALTGLKNRRKFDQVIDVEWRRAMRQQTPIALLMIDADHFKAYNDTFGHQAGDQVLVGIAICISDSVSRAGDCAARYGGEEFAVLLPGTSVTDALTVAEKIRAKVQGWSDDHTNSTVSCGIASLVPTAGMDWPLLVAAADKALYAAKAGGRNQSVVASPPKLSLVA comes from the coding sequence ATGTTGTCTCGATGGCGCGACGTCACGGCCCGCCGGCCATGGCGGCTTTCGGCGAAGCTGCTGATCATCTCGTCCGTGGTGACGGTGATCGGCTTTTCCGCCATTTGCGTCAACGTCATGCTGGACATGCGCCACGGCGAGGAGGCGCTCGCCCGCCAGACCTTGGAAAACCTGGCGACGACCATCGACTCCGACATCAGCCGCAACATCGAGATCTACGACCTGGCCCTCAAGGCGGTCGCCAGCAACATGCTGCTGCCGGAGATCGCCACGGTCTCGAAGCCGATCCGTCAGCTCATCCTGTTCGACCATGCGACCACGGCGAGGCATTTCGGCGCGATCCAGGTGTTCGACGCCGAGGGCAGGCTGACCATCGACGCTTCCACGCTCGATCCCGTTGCCGAAAACCGCATCGACGAGGATTACTTCAAGGTCCATCGCGATAATCCGCAAGCCGGGCTCTTCATCAGCCGGCCGATGCTGTTCCGCGGCGCCTATTCGATCGTGCTGAGCCGGCGCATCAGCGACACCGACGGCGGCTTCCTCGGCGTCGTCGCCGGATCGATCCGCTTCAGCTATTTCCACGAATTGTTCGAGCGGCTGAGCCTCGATCCCGACGACACCATCACCGTGCTCAAGCGCGACCGTACCGTCATGATGCGGCGGCCGTTTGATCTCGATGTGATCGGCACGAATCTGGCCGCCCGGCCGGTCTGGAAGGCCGATAATCTGAAGGTCGGCGGCGCATTCGCCGGACAGGGGCCGATCGACGGCACGCCGCGGCTCTATGTCCGCAGCAGTGGGACCAGCCCACTATTCGTGGTGGCGGGCAAACCGCTCGCCGCCGTGTTCGAGCTCTGGCAGAGGGAAGCCTACCGCATCGGCGCCGTGGTCCTGGCGCTCAGCCTGTTCATGCTGGCATCGACGCTGGTGCTCGCGCGCGAGATCGGCCGGCGCGCCGAGGCCGAGCGCAAGCTCGAGGAGATGGCGACGACCGACGCGCTCACCGGCCTGAAGAACCGCCGCAAGTTCGACCAGGTGATCGACGTCGAATGGCGCCGCGCGATGCGGCAGCAGACGCCGATCGCGCTCTTGATGATCGATGCCGATCACTTCAAGGCCTACAACGACACGTTCGGCCATCAGGCCGGCGACCAGGTGCTGGTCGGCATCGCCATCTGCATTTCCGATTCGGTGAGCCGCGCCGGCGACTGCGCCGCGCGCTATGGCGGCGAGGAATTCGCCGTGCTGCTGCCGGGTACTTCGGTCACCGACGCCCTCACAGTGGCCGAGAAGATCCGCGCCAAGGTGCAGGGATGGTCCGACGACCACACGAACTCGACGGTGTCCTGCGGCATCGCGAGTCTCGTTCCCACCGCCGGAATGGACTGGCCGCTCCTGGTCGCCGCCGCCGACAAGGCCCTCTACGCCGCAAAAGCCGGCGGCCGCAACCAG
- a CDS encoding DUF1465 family protein, which translates to MERLQAEGALVQLSERFTNSAAFGVLFREGMDLVEETAAYLDGAGRTEAKALDRAVSLTYATESMRLTTRLMQLASWLLLHRAVKEGEMTLGQANREKTKVKLSAADPGSTDTIEKLPSQLQDLIHRSMSLQTRVRRLDTTIHTPPVDHSSIGNPLVPHLNALKAAFER; encoded by the coding sequence ATGGAACGTTTGCAAGCCGAAGGCGCTCTCGTTCAACTCAGTGAGCGGTTCACCAATTCTGCGGCGTTCGGCGTCCTGTTCCGCGAGGGCATGGACCTGGTCGAGGAGACCGCGGCCTATCTCGATGGCGCCGGCCGTACCGAGGCCAAGGCGCTCGATCGCGCCGTCAGCCTCACCTATGCGACCGAGAGCATGCGCCTGACCACCCGCCTGATGCAGCTCGCCTCGTGGCTGCTGCTGCACCGCGCCGTGAAGGAAGGCGAGATGACGCTGGGCCAGGCCAATCGCGAAAAAACCAAGGTCAAGCTCTCCGCCGCCGATCCCGGCTCCACCGACACCATCGAGAAGCTGCCGTCGCAGCTCCAGGATTTGATCCATCGCTCGATGAGCCTCCAGACCCGCGTGCGTCGCCTGGACACCACCATCCACACCCCGCCGGTCGATCATTCCTCGATCGGCAATCCGCTGGTGCCGCATCTCAACGCGCTGAAGGCGGCGTTCGAGCGGTAG
- a CDS encoding DUF1192 domain-containing protein has protein sequence MAMEDDDRPRKKISHDIGQDLSLLSVEELTERIALLKGEIARLEEAATKKRASRDAANSVFKK, from the coding sequence ATGGCGATGGAAGACGACGACCGTCCGCGCAAGAAGATCAGCCATGACATCGGACAGGATCTCTCACTCTTGTCAGTGGAGGAACTGACCGAGCGTATCGCGCTGCTCAAGGGCGAGATCGCAAGATTGGAAGAAGCCGCAACAAAGAAGCGCGCCTCGCGCGATGCGGCCAACAGCGTTTTCAAGAAGTAG